The following are from one region of the Streptomyces rubrogriseus genome:
- a CDS encoding DMT family transporter: MSSVPSPSAPSPARRVLDWRLRFGLLSLVWGFSFLFMKVGTESFAPFQVTLGRLAFGTAVVAAAMAVKRERLPRGAWTWLHLTVAGFLLNALPFSLFAFSELTIPSSLAGICNATSPLWGMALSLVALSEDRPTRRRVAGLGIGFLGVLTVLGVWQGFHGLDVTGTALALLASLSYPVGWIYVRRTLAGSSHSHLSLTGAQLGLATLQLAVVTPLFTSVPTSFPVLPLLAVAALGVLGTGLAFLIQYDLVAEVGPTTAQMVTYFTPVIATAAGVALLGESLSWSTPVGAVVVLAGAALTQSRPRTDRGGTAPAPASETRGTTGVGQGSRV; encoded by the coding sequence ATGAGCAGCGTCCCGTCCCCCTCCGCCCCGTCCCCGGCCCGCCGCGTCCTCGACTGGCGGCTGCGCTTCGGCCTCCTCTCCCTCGTCTGGGGTTTCAGCTTCCTCTTCATGAAGGTGGGCACCGAGAGTTTCGCCCCGTTCCAGGTCACGCTCGGGCGGCTGGCGTTCGGCACGGCGGTGGTGGCCGCGGCGATGGCGGTGAAGCGGGAGCGGCTTCCGCGCGGGGCGTGGACGTGGCTGCATCTGACGGTCGCCGGGTTCCTCCTCAACGCGCTGCCGTTCTCGCTGTTCGCCTTCTCGGAGCTGACCATCCCGTCGTCCCTCGCGGGCATCTGCAACGCGACCTCGCCACTGTGGGGCATGGCCCTGTCGCTGGTCGCCCTGTCCGAGGACCGGCCGACGCGCCGCCGGGTGGCAGGGCTCGGCATCGGCTTCCTCGGCGTCCTGACCGTGCTGGGCGTCTGGCAGGGGTTCCACGGCCTCGACGTCACGGGCACGGCGCTGGCCCTGCTGGCCTCGCTCAGCTATCCGGTCGGCTGGATCTACGTCCGCCGCACGCTGGCCGGCTCCAGCCACTCCCACCTGTCGCTGACCGGTGCCCAACTGGGCCTGGCCACGCTGCAACTGGCGGTCGTGACACCGCTGTTCACGTCGGTGCCCACCAGCTTCCCGGTACTCCCGCTGCTGGCGGTCGCGGCCCTGGGCGTGCTCGGCACCGGGCTCGCCTTCCTGATCCAGTACGACCTGGTCGCCGAGGTCGGCCCGACGACGGCCCAGATGGTCACCTACTTCACCCCGGTCATCGCGACGGCCGCGGGCGTCGCCCTGCTCGGCGAGTCGCTGTCCTGGTCGACCCCGGTCGGCGCGGTCGTCGTCCTCGCCGGCGCGGCCCTGACCCAGTCCCGGCCCAGAACGGACCGGGGCGGGACCGCGCCCGCGCCCGCGTCGGAGACTCGGGGGACGACGGGAGTGGGACAGGGCTCGCGGGTCTGA
- a CDS encoding LysR family transcriptional regulator → MLNLERLRTLDALARHGSVSGAAAGLHITTSAVSQQMAKLEREAGQRLLAKNGRGVRLTDAGRLLAEHAARILSQVELAQADLEAQRGQVAGELRLSAFPTAARGLFPAALAALRAEHPALRIRSSELEPERGINGVVRGDLDLAVVLDWYNKPMPLPDGLVKAPLLDDPADVALSVGHRLAGRDEVDLAEFAEDEWITWGEGEFCHEWLMFTLRSKGIEPIVGHRAAETHTQLGLVAAGLGVCIAPLLGRRPMPAAVVTVPLKQRVRRHVYVVWRADADRRPSIRAAVDALRAAAREVGEAG, encoded by the coding sequence ATGTTGAACCTGGAGCGCCTGCGGACCCTCGACGCCCTCGCCCGGCACGGATCGGTCAGCGGCGCCGCGGCCGGCCTGCACATCACCACCTCGGCGGTCTCCCAGCAGATGGCCAAGCTGGAGCGCGAGGCCGGGCAGCGGCTCCTCGCCAAGAACGGGCGGGGCGTACGCCTCACGGACGCCGGCCGGCTGCTCGCCGAGCACGCGGCCCGCATCCTCTCCCAGGTCGAGCTGGCCCAGGCCGACCTGGAGGCGCAGCGCGGACAGGTGGCGGGCGAGCTGCGGCTGTCGGCGTTCCCCACGGCCGCCCGCGGACTCTTCCCCGCCGCGCTGGCCGCCCTCCGTGCCGAGCACCCGGCGTTGCGCATCCGCTCCTCGGAGCTGGAGCCGGAGCGCGGCATCAACGGCGTGGTGCGCGGCGACCTGGACCTGGCCGTCGTGCTCGACTGGTACAACAAGCCGATGCCGCTGCCCGACGGACTCGTCAAGGCGCCGCTCCTGGACGACCCCGCCGATGTCGCCCTGTCCGTCGGCCACCGGCTGGCCGGCCGGGACGAGGTGGACCTCGCGGAGTTCGCCGAGGACGAGTGGATCACGTGGGGCGAGGGGGAGTTCTGTCATGAGTGGCTGATGTTCACGCTGCGCTCCAAGGGCATCGAGCCGATCGTCGGCCATCGCGCCGCCGAGACCCACACCCAGCTGGGGCTGGTCGCCGCCGGGCTCGGCGTGTGCATCGCACCCCTGCTCGGCCGCCGTCCGATGCCCGCCGCGGTCGTCACCGTGCCGCTGAAGCAGCGGGTACGCCGGCACGTGTACGTCGTCTGGCGCGCGGACGCCGACCGCCGCCCGTCGATCCGGGCGGCGGTGGACGCGCTGCGGGCGGCGGCGCGGGAGGTGGGCGAGGCGGGGTGA
- a CDS encoding pyridoxamine 5'-phosphate oxidase family protein, with protein sequence MTVTQRRGRRIMMTPGELEAFLTTQRTCRVATVSADGAPHVSTLWFVWDGASMWLYSVVRSRRWTDLRRDPRVAIVVDTGEEYDELRGVELSGRVAFVGEAPRTGELCAELDFPETLFARKNFGLQEMPHDGRHAWLRLTPEKVVSWDFRKLAPG encoded by the coding sequence ATGACCGTGACGCAGCGCCGGGGGCGCCGGATCATGATGACGCCCGGCGAGCTGGAGGCGTTCCTCACCACCCAGCGCACCTGCCGGGTCGCCACCGTCTCGGCGGACGGCGCCCCGCACGTGAGCACGCTCTGGTTCGTCTGGGACGGTGCCTCGATGTGGCTGTACTCGGTCGTGCGCAGCCGGCGCTGGACGGACCTGCGGCGCGATCCGCGGGTGGCGATCGTCGTCGACACCGGCGAGGAGTACGACGAGTTGCGGGGCGTGGAGCTGTCCGGCCGGGTGGCGTTCGTGGGCGAGGCGCCGCGCACCGGTGAGCTGTGCGCCGAACTCGACTTTCCGGAGACGCTGTTCGCCCGCAAGAACTTCGGCCTCCAGGAGATGCCCCACGACGGCCGGCACGCCTGGCTGCGGCTGACGCCGGAGAAGGTCGTCTCCTGGGACTTCCGCAAGCTGGCACCGGGGTAG
- a CDS encoding Rieske (2Fe-2S) protein produces MTSASFHPAAGPARRTVVAAAGAAGLTAVLAACSGSDDDASGDSGTAPSGSPSQEAGGGGSGGGENAGAGAALAATADIPEGGGKVFPDQKVVVTQPAAGDFKAFSATCTHQGCAVKSVADGLINCPCHNSSFSITDGSVQGGPAPKPLPAVQITVSGDSIRLAG; encoded by the coding sequence ATGACCAGCGCATCGTTTCATCCCGCAGCGGGACCGGCCCGTCGTACGGTCGTGGCGGCGGCCGGGGCGGCGGGGCTCACCGCCGTGCTGGCCGCCTGCTCAGGCTCGGACGACGACGCGTCCGGCGACAGCGGCACCGCTCCCTCCGGCAGCCCCTCCCAGGAGGCGGGCGGCGGCGGTTCGGGCGGCGGCGAGAACGCGGGGGCGGGGGCCGCCCTCGCGGCGACGGCCGACATCCCCGAGGGCGGCGGGAAGGTCTTCCCCGACCAGAAGGTGGTGGTGACCCAGCCCGCGGCGGGCGACTTCAAGGCCTTCTCCGCCACCTGCACCCACCAGGGCTGCGCCGTGAAGAGCGTGGCCGACGGGCTCATCAACTGCCCCTGCCACAACAGCAGCTTCTCGATCACCGACGGCAGCGTGCAGGGCGGACCCGCGCCCAAGCCGCTGCCCGCCGTGCAGATCACGGTCAGCGGGGACTCGATCCGGCTGGCCGGATGA
- a CDS encoding serine protease, whose product MKLRKFDARALRGLLAAGATSALLVGAAAANGAAAPVPPDDRGHIVGADRAGAVEGSYIVTLKDDVARADVPASAKALAKRHGGSLRYTYTTALRGFAVKMTERRAEALAADPSVARVEADAVAYAVGTQPNPPSWGLDRIDQRDLPVDRSYTYPGGAPDVTAYVVDTGVRLGHHDFGGRAASGYDFIDDDSDASDCQGHGTHVAGTVGGASHGVAKDVRLVSVRVLNCQGTSGNTWAPVLAGIDWVTRNADGPSVANMSIGGGRTQSVNDAVDASIASGVTWVVAAGNNNADACSYSPSSTPAAVTVGATDSRDARASGWSNGQGSNYGSCLDIFAPGDNIVSASNAGDSASRADSGTSMASPHVAGAAALLLSAHPDWSPAQVRDRLVADATSGKVTDPRNGSPNRLLFTGTGDDTQPPTDGGRFENTDDYPIRDGATVESPLTVSGVSGNAPADLSVTVDIRHTYRGDLRVELVAPDGGVFLLKDYAAHDGTDDVRGTFAVNASGKPANGTWKLRVSDNWVNDTGHVDAWSLQF is encoded by the coding sequence ATGAAACTCAGGAAGTTCGACGCCCGTGCCCTACGGGGGCTGCTCGCCGCCGGTGCCACGTCCGCCCTGCTCGTAGGTGCCGCGGCCGCCAACGGAGCGGCGGCCCCCGTACCGCCCGACGACCGGGGCCACATCGTCGGGGCCGACCGCGCCGGAGCCGTCGAGGGCTCCTACATCGTCACCCTCAAGGACGACGTCGCCAGAGCCGACGTACCGGCCTCGGCCAAGGCGCTGGCCAAACGCCACGGAGGCAGCCTGCGTTACACCTACACCACCGCCCTGCGCGGCTTCGCGGTGAAGATGACGGAGCGCCGGGCCGAGGCACTCGCCGCCGACCCGTCGGTCGCCCGCGTCGAGGCCGACGCCGTGGCCTACGCGGTCGGCACCCAGCCCAACCCGCCCTCCTGGGGCCTGGACCGCATCGACCAGCGCGACCTGCCGGTCGACCGCTCCTACACCTACCCCGGCGGTGCCCCGGACGTCACCGCCTACGTCGTCGACACCGGAGTCCGCCTCGGCCACCACGACTTCGGCGGCCGCGCGGCCAGCGGCTACGACTTCATCGACGACGACTCCGACGCCTCCGACTGCCAGGGCCACGGCACCCATGTGGCCGGCACCGTCGGCGGCGCCTCGCACGGCGTCGCGAAGGACGTCCGGCTGGTCAGCGTCCGGGTGCTCAACTGCCAGGGCACCTCGGGCAACACCTGGGCACCGGTCCTCGCGGGCATCGACTGGGTCACCAGGAACGCCGACGGCCCCTCGGTGGCCAACATGAGCATCGGCGGCGGCCGGACCCAGTCCGTCAACGACGCCGTCGACGCCTCCATCGCCTCGGGCGTCACCTGGGTGGTCGCGGCCGGCAACAACAACGCCGACGCCTGCTCGTACTCGCCCTCCTCCACCCCCGCCGCCGTCACCGTCGGCGCCACCGACAGCCGCGACGCCCGGGCCAGCGGCTGGTCGAACGGGCAGGGCTCCAACTACGGCTCCTGCCTGGACATCTTCGCCCCCGGCGACAACATCGTCTCCGCCTCCAACGCGGGCGACTCCGCCTCCCGTGCCGACAGCGGCACCTCGATGGCCTCGCCGCACGTCGCCGGTGCGGCCGCCCTGCTGCTGTCGGCCCACCCGGACTGGTCCCCCGCCCAGGTCCGCGACCGACTCGTCGCCGACGCCACGTCCGGCAAGGTCACCGACCCCCGCAACGGGTCCCCCAACCGCCTGCTGTTCACCGGTACCGGTGACGACACCCAGCCGCCCACCGACGGCGGGCGGTTCGAGAACACCGACGACTACCCGATCCGGGACGGGGCCACCGTCGAGTCCCCCCTCACGGTCAGCGGCGTCAGCGGCAACGCGCCCGCCGACCTCTCCGTCACCGTGGACATCCGCCACACCTACCGCGGCGACCTCAGGGTCGAGCTGGTCGCCCCCGACGGCGGCGTCTTCCTGCTGAAGGACTACGCGGCCCACGACGGCACCGACGACGTCCGGGGCACGTTCGCGGTCAACGCCTCCGGCAAGCCCGCGAACGGCACCTGGAAGCTCCGGGTGAGCGACAACTGGGTCAACGACACCGGCCACGTCGACGCCTGGTCGCTCCAGTTCTGA
- a CDS encoding helix-turn-helix domain-containing protein, protein MANEKLGESLRVLGLDPTACRVYLALLELSPAPLEAIGAATGLSGDRLAAAYATLADTGLASAAAGDADVVAPVPPAAGLEVLARHRAAELEESRIAVGGAFESFRRRRLAAYNDGLVEVVTGEDVGPRMRHAWASAREQIRQFESPPYVHLAGATDDALATLARGVTQRVVYARESLERPGQLENVIEPCIEAGEQARVLPSVPVKLLIIDEAFALVSLSIRDADVHNTMLVVQPCGLLSALAALFEQTWRDAVPLHGPATRPAGLPPADRRLLRLLAGGATDEVAARELGISRRTLFRRLQILMARLGAANRFQLALQAQRAGWL, encoded by the coding sequence ATGGCGAACGAGAAGCTCGGCGAGTCCCTCCGCGTACTGGGGCTCGACCCCACGGCCTGCCGGGTCTACCTGGCCCTGCTGGAGCTGTCACCCGCCCCGCTGGAGGCGATCGGCGCGGCGACCGGCCTGAGCGGCGACCGGCTCGCCGCGGCGTACGCCACGCTGGCGGACACCGGTCTGGCCAGTGCGGCGGCCGGGGACGCGGACGTCGTGGCGCCGGTGCCGCCCGCGGCGGGCCTGGAGGTGCTCGCGCGGCACCGGGCGGCCGAGCTGGAGGAGTCGCGCATCGCCGTCGGGGGCGCGTTCGAGTCGTTCCGTCGTCGGCGCCTGGCCGCCTACAACGACGGCCTCGTCGAGGTCGTCACCGGGGAGGACGTCGGTCCGCGGATGCGCCACGCGTGGGCCAGTGCCCGGGAGCAGATCCGGCAGTTCGAGTCCCCGCCCTACGTCCACCTGGCGGGCGCGACGGACGACGCGCTCGCGACGCTGGCCCGCGGGGTGACCCAGCGGGTCGTCTACGCGCGCGAGTCGCTGGAGCGGCCCGGACAGCTCGAGAACGTCATCGAACCGTGTATCGAGGCGGGTGAGCAGGCCAGGGTGCTGCCGTCGGTGCCGGTCAAGCTGCTGATCATCGACGAGGCGTTCGCGCTGGTGTCGTTGTCGATCAGGGACGCTGACGTGCACAACACCATGCTGGTGGTGCAGCCCTGCGGTCTGCTCTCCGCGCTGGCGGCACTGTTCGAACAGACCTGGCGCGACGCCGTCCCGCTGCACGGTCCCGCCACCCGCCCCGCCGGGCTCCCGCCGGCCGACCGCCGGCTGCTGCGGCTTCTGGCCGGTGGTGCGACCGACGAGGTCGCCGCCCGTGAGCTGGGCATCAGCCGGCGCACGCTGTTCCGGCGTCTCCAGATCCTCATGGCCCGCCTCGGCGCCGCGAACCGCTTCCAGTTGGCCCTGCAGGCCCAGCGCGCGGGCTGGCTGTGA
- a CDS encoding aminopeptidase P family protein produces MSNRRKNSLYPTLSAELSALMRTGWADTERHDLAPAEQAPYAALRRAALSARFPGERLVVPSGNLKVRSNDDTYPFRPYSGYVHMTGDQARDGALVLEPRPDGGHDAYCYQLPRDSRDDDEFWTGAHAELWTGRRRSLAESERVLGLPCRDVRTAAADLAAVGEVRTRIVRGVDPALEAAVTTDQERDAELEDALSDLRLVKDAWELGELRKAVDSTVRGFTDVVGELSRAVASSERWLEGTFFRRARLEGNAVGYGTICAAGEHATIMHWTDNDGPVRPGDLLLLDAGVETRSLYTADVTRTLPISGTFTPLQREVYDAVYEAQEAGIATVKPGAAYRDFHEAAQRHLAARLVEWGFIEGPAERAYELGLQRRFTMAGTGHMLGLDVHDCARARTEEYVEGVLEPGMCLTVEPGLYFQADDLTVPEEWRGIGVRIEDDLVVTEDGHENLSAGLPRSADEVEAWMARFAG; encoded by the coding sequence GTGTCGAACCGTCGCAAGAACAGCCTGTACCCCACGCTCTCGGCGGAGCTGTCCGCACTGATGCGCACCGGCTGGGCGGACACGGAGCGGCACGACCTCGCGCCCGCCGAGCAGGCCCCCTACGCGGCCCTCCGCCGTGCCGCGCTCTCCGCACGGTTCCCCGGCGAACGGCTGGTGGTCCCCTCGGGCAACCTCAAGGTCCGCTCGAACGACGACACCTACCCCTTCCGGCCGTACTCCGGCTACGTGCACATGACCGGAGACCAGGCCCGGGACGGAGCCCTGGTGCTCGAACCCCGCCCGGACGGCGGCCACGACGCCTACTGCTACCAACTGCCCCGGGACAGCCGTGACGACGACGAGTTCTGGACCGGCGCCCACGCCGAACTGTGGACCGGCCGACGCCGCTCGCTGGCCGAGTCGGAGCGGGTGCTCGGCCTGCCGTGCCGCGACGTGCGCACGGCGGCCGCCGACCTGGCCGCCGTCGGCGAGGTGCGGACCCGGATCGTGCGCGGGGTCGACCCCGCCCTGGAGGCGGCCGTCACCACCGACCAGGAGCGCGACGCCGAGCTGGAGGACGCGCTGAGCGACCTGCGCCTGGTCAAGGACGCCTGGGAACTCGGGGAGCTGCGCAAGGCGGTGGACTCCACGGTGCGCGGCTTCACCGACGTCGTGGGCGAGTTGTCCCGGGCCGTCGCCTCGTCGGAGCGGTGGCTGGAGGGCACCTTCTTCCGCCGGGCACGTCTGGAGGGCAACGCGGTGGGCTACGGCACGATCTGCGCCGCCGGCGAGCACGCCACGATCATGCACTGGACGGACAACGACGGCCCGGTCCGCCCGGGAGACCTGCTGCTCCTGGACGCCGGTGTGGAGACGCGCTCCCTCTACACCGCCGACGTCACCCGCACCCTGCCGATCAGCGGCACCTTCACGCCGCTCCAGCGCGAGGTGTACGACGCGGTGTACGAGGCCCAGGAGGCCGGGATCGCCACGGTCAAGCCGGGCGCCGCGTACCGGGACTTCCACGAGGCCGCCCAGCGCCACCTGGCGGCGCGGCTGGTGGAATGGGGCTTCATCGAGGGCCCCGCCGAGCGGGCGTACGAACTGGGTCTGCAGCGCCGCTTCACCATGGCCGGCACCGGTCACATGCTGGGCCTGGACGTCCACGACTGCGCGCGCGCCCGCACGGAGGAGTACGTCGAGGGCGTGCTGGAGCCGGGCATGTGCCTGACCGTCGAACCTGGCCTGTACTTCCAGGCGGACGACCTGACCGTGCCCGAGGAGTGGCGGGGCATCGGCGTCCGGATCGAGGACGACCTCGTCGTCACCGAGGACGGCCACGAGAATCTGTCCGCGGGCCTGCCCCGCAGCGCCGACGAGGTCGAGGCCTGGATGGCCCGCTTCGCGGGCTGA
- a CDS encoding LuxR C-terminal-related transcriptional regulator encodes MLANQVGDLAAGMRELESAVEELGEVRPALTSRAMVALAMPEWPTGTLAGHREWLRRAAGLAHAGDNEVARAAVAANHASLAVACGDPRARELVAALPVDGAPAGCREHAARGLCNAADAALWRGSYQWGEELLAAGLDLSARIGASYTEQTAQGTRLLLDWWSGRWAGLGERCERFVSDTADMPVVAADAHLVRGMLAFAQGDWTEAVHWLTALGAPAPECTRMPLAAATAGTLTRLALVRGDPPAAADQAGAAWTAVSDKGIWAWAAELAPWAVEAVARAGDVTAARRMAAEFARGLEGQEAPSARAAVVWSRAALEECEGRHREAAGSYRKAAAAYRELPRPYAWALTTEGAARCSLTGGAEASGAAGGAAGDRSDGAAGADGGRAQAVASLRRCVEEYTELGAVYDAARARTLLRSHQPPQARRPGRPAFDDRLSPREREVAELAARGLMNREIAVVLHLSPRTVEQHVARAIRKTGALSRRDLLRTEKDAGPP; translated from the coding sequence ATGCTGGCGAACCAGGTCGGGGACCTGGCCGCCGGGATGCGCGAGCTGGAGTCGGCGGTCGAGGAGCTGGGCGAGGTGCGTCCGGCGCTCACCTCCCGGGCGATGGTGGCGCTGGCCATGCCGGAGTGGCCGACGGGGACGCTGGCGGGGCACCGGGAGTGGCTGCGCCGGGCCGCCGGGCTCGCCCACGCCGGGGACAACGAGGTGGCGCGGGCCGCCGTCGCCGCGAACCACGCCTCGCTGGCCGTGGCCTGCGGTGACCCGCGGGCCCGGGAGCTGGTGGCGGCGCTGCCCGTCGACGGTGCGCCGGCCGGCTGCCGGGAGCACGCGGCGCGGGGCCTGTGCAACGCCGCGGACGCCGCGCTGTGGCGGGGGTCGTACCAGTGGGGCGAGGAGCTGCTGGCGGCGGGGCTCGACCTCTCGGCCCGTATCGGAGCCTCGTACACCGAGCAGACGGCGCAGGGCACCCGCCTGCTGCTGGACTGGTGGTCCGGGCGGTGGGCGGGACTGGGCGAGCGGTGCGAGCGGTTCGTCTCCGACACCGCCGACATGCCCGTGGTGGCGGCTGACGCCCACCTGGTGCGGGGCATGCTGGCCTTCGCCCAGGGGGACTGGACCGAGGCCGTGCACTGGCTGACCGCCCTCGGGGCGCCCGCGCCGGAGTGCACGCGGATGCCGCTGGCCGCGGCCACGGCGGGGACGCTGACCCGGCTCGCCCTGGTCCGCGGCGACCCGCCGGCCGCGGCGGACCAGGCCGGGGCGGCCTGGACGGCCGTGTCGGACAAGGGCATCTGGGCGTGGGCCGCCGAGCTGGCCCCCTGGGCGGTGGAGGCGGTGGCCCGGGCGGGGGACGTGACGGCCGCCCGCCGGATGGCCGCGGAGTTCGCCCGGGGACTGGAGGGGCAGGAGGCGCCGTCCGCCCGGGCCGCCGTCGTGTGGAGCCGGGCCGCGCTGGAGGAGTGCGAGGGCCGCCACCGGGAGGCGGCCGGGTCGTACCGGAAGGCCGCGGCTGCCTACCGGGAGCTGCCCCGTCCCTATGCCTGGGCCCTGACGACGGAGGGCGCGGCACGCTGCTCGCTCACCGGCGGAGCGGAAGCCTCCGGTGCGGCCGGCGGGGCGGCCGGGGACCGTTCGGACGGGGCCGCCGGGGCGGACGGCGGGCGGGCCCAGGCCGTCGCCTCGTTGCGGCGCTGTGTCGAGGAGTACACGGAACTCGGCGCGGTCTACGACGCCGCCCGGGCCCGTACCCTGCTGCGCTCCCACCAGCCCCCGCAGGCCCGCCGTCCGGGCCGTCCCGCGTTCGACGACCGGCTCTCCCCCAGGGAGCGGGAGGTGGCGGAGCTGGCCGCCCGCGGACTGATGAACCGTGAGATCGCGGTGGTGCTGCACCTCTCGCCGCGGACGGTGGAACAGCATGTCGCCCGAGCCATACGGAAGACCGGCGCCCTCTCCCGCCGCGACCTCCTGCGCACGGAGAAGGACGCGGGTCCTCCTTGA
- a CDS encoding ATP-binding protein, translated as MANSVFDPCTAASRTASFLLPAVPAAVREGRRRVRTTLLGWGLGLDEDSSWSLTVVCGELLVRAVRRAAGGPAGRLAVGVDVEGDQLIVDVLELLDGAPPSARVRAEPAGPHGEDGWALALVAAHCTAHGTEHTPAGPRCWAVVTLPAGAFPGRPSDVERLGSTRWVVEPAGAALARAGSRVLRMGQENVPFA; from the coding sequence TTGGCCAACTCGGTCTTCGATCCGTGTACCGCGGCGTCGCGGACGGCGTCCTTCCTCCTTCCCGCCGTGCCCGCGGCCGTCCGCGAGGGACGCCGCCGTGTCCGTACGACGCTGCTCGGCTGGGGCCTCGGCCTGGACGAGGACTCCTCCTGGTCACTCACCGTGGTCTGCGGCGAGCTGCTCGTCCGCGCGGTACGGCGGGCCGCCGGGGGCCCGGCCGGGCGGCTCGCGGTGGGCGTCGACGTGGAGGGCGACCAGCTCATCGTCGACGTGCTCGAGCTGCTCGACGGCGCCCCGCCCTCGGCCCGCGTGCGGGCCGAGCCTGCCGGCCCCCACGGCGAGGACGGCTGGGCCCTCGCGCTCGTCGCCGCCCACTGCACGGCGCACGGCACCGAGCACACCCCGGCGGGACCCCGCTGCTGGGCCGTCGTCACGCTGCCCGCCGGGGCGTTTCCGGGCCGCCCGTCGGACGTGGAACGCCTGGGGAGCACGCGCTGGGTCGTGGAGCCCGCGGGGGCCGCCCTTGCCCGGGCGGGAAGCCGCGTGCTGAGGATGGGGCAGGAGAACGTCCCGTTCGCCTAG
- a CDS encoding HipA family kinase, with the protein MLREVLATRYITPLREGGSLPGLVEADDLGTYVLKFTGAGQGRKTLVAEVVCGELARRLGFRVPRLVTVDVDPVLGLGEPDQQVQELLKSSGGTNLGMGFLSGALGFDPLAFEVSAAEAGRIVWFDALVNNVDRSWRNPNLLRLRGETWLIDHGATMIWHHNWPAAEASAARPYDAADHALARFAPDVGSAAAALAPLVTDELLAEVTGEIPDVWLRDEPGFATPDDLRRAYAGPLLARAATIHERVKGVR; encoded by the coding sequence GTGTTGAGAGAGGTCCTCGCGACCCGCTACATCACGCCGTTGCGTGAGGGCGGCTCGCTGCCGGGGCTCGTCGAGGCCGACGACCTCGGCACGTACGTCCTGAAGTTCACCGGCGCGGGCCAGGGCCGAAAGACGCTCGTCGCCGAGGTGGTCTGCGGCGAACTCGCCCGCCGGCTGGGCTTCCGGGTGCCGCGGCTGGTGACCGTCGACGTCGACCCGGTGCTCGGGCTCGGCGAGCCCGACCAGCAGGTGCAGGAACTGCTCAAGTCCAGCGGCGGCACCAACCTGGGCATGGGCTTCCTCTCCGGCGCGCTCGGCTTCGACCCGCTCGCCTTCGAGGTGAGCGCGGCGGAGGCCGGACGGATCGTCTGGTTCGACGCGCTGGTCAACAACGTCGACCGCTCCTGGCGCAACCCCAACCTGCTGCGCCTGCGCGGCGAGACGTGGCTCATCGACCACGGCGCCACCATGATCTGGCACCACAACTGGCCCGCCGCCGAGGCATCCGCCGCCCGCCCCTACGACGCCGCCGACCACGCCCTCGCACGCTTCGCGCCGGACGTCGGCTCGGCCGCCGCCGCGCTCGCACCGCTGGTCACCGATGAACTCCTCGCCGAGGTCACCGGCGAGATCCCGGACGTCTGGCTGCGGGACGAACCCGGCTTCGCCACACCCGACGACCTGCGCCGCGCCTACGCCGGGCCGCTGCTCGCCCGGGCCGCCACGATCCACGAACGCGTCAAGGGGGTGCGGTGA
- a CDS encoding DUF3037 domain-containing protein, giving the protein MSDRHVFEYALLRVVPRVERGECVNAGVLVYCRAKSYVGARTHLDEDRLLALDPRVDLPGVRAALRAVEGVCAGGDAAGQAAEDDPGRRFRWLIAPRSTVVQPGPVHTGLTADPAAETERLLELLVR; this is encoded by the coding sequence GTGAGCGACCGCCATGTCTTCGAGTACGCGCTGCTGCGCGTCGTGCCGCGCGTCGAGCGCGGGGAGTGCGTCAACGCCGGCGTGCTCGTCTACTGCCGTGCCAAGTCCTACGTCGGTGCCCGCACCCACCTCGACGAGGACCGGCTGCTGGCCCTGGACCCGCGGGTGGACCTGCCCGGGGTGCGCGCGGCGCTGCGTGCCGTGGAGGGCGTGTGCGCCGGAGGGGACGCGGCCGGCCAGGCGGCCGAGGACGACCCCGGCCGCCGGTTCCGCTGGCTGATCGCGCCCCGATCGACCGTCGTCCAGCCGGGCCCCGTCCACACCGGCCTCACGGCCGACCCGGCGGCCGAGACGGAACGGCTTCTCGAGCTGCTGGTGCGGTAG